A genomic stretch from Mycobacterium paraterrae includes:
- a CDS encoding HAD-IIIA family hydrolase: MTDYSIVIPTIGRPSLNRLLAALDQGHGPRPSAIVIVDDRPLPKEPLRLPPNSLPVTVVRSGGRGPAAARNTGWRQCATEWINFLDDDVVPSADWCQQLTSDLRGVDEAVVGSQGRLVVQLPQGKRPSDDERRTLRLAEAQWITADMAYRRRALVQCGGFDERFPRAYREDSDLGLRMTRCCGRIVPGTRTAEHPIADGRPTVWSSIRAQRGNRDDALMRRKYGRRWRAEIGESRGRLRAHVATTAAALVAIAAAITRHRYLAVGAATAWLALTLDFTLRRIAPGPRTAREVIAMVFSSILIPPVATAQRAWGTWLFRHERRDPPLAVLFDRDDTLIKDGPYLNDPRGVVPLPDAERAVHRLRKRGLLLGVITNQSGVAKGLITGAQLFAVNTRVEELLGPFDNWQVCLHDGGCQCRKPAPGMVIAAAAELGLDPRRCVVIGDIGRDVEAAQAAQAKAILVPTERTLPAEIRHARSSAHVAATLNDAVTLVLKGLA; the protein is encoded by the coding sequence ATGACGGACTACTCGATCGTGATCCCGACCATCGGCCGGCCGTCGCTGAACCGGCTGCTCGCCGCATTAGACCAGGGACACGGACCACGCCCGTCGGCCATCGTGATTGTGGACGACCGGCCGCTGCCGAAGGAGCCACTTCGATTGCCGCCTAACAGCCTGCCCGTCACAGTGGTTCGCTCGGGTGGTCGCGGGCCGGCGGCTGCACGGAACACGGGATGGCGCCAGTGCGCGACTGAGTGGATCAATTTCCTCGACGACGACGTCGTGCCGAGTGCTGATTGGTGTCAGCAACTGACGAGCGACCTGCGCGGCGTGGACGAGGCGGTGGTGGGTTCACAGGGCAGGCTGGTAGTGCAGCTGCCACAAGGCAAACGCCCCAGCGACGACGAGCGTCGCACTCTCAGACTTGCTGAGGCGCAATGGATCACCGCAGATATGGCATACCGGCGGCGGGCCCTGGTGCAATGCGGGGGCTTCGACGAGCGCTTTCCGCGCGCCTATCGGGAAGACTCCGACCTCGGACTACGCATGACGCGGTGCTGTGGACGCATCGTGCCGGGTACGCGTACCGCCGAGCACCCCATCGCGGATGGGCGGCCGACGGTCTGGAGCAGTATCCGCGCGCAGCGCGGCAATCGCGACGACGCTCTGATGCGCCGCAAATACGGTCGTCGGTGGCGTGCGGAAATCGGTGAATCCCGGGGCCGCTTGCGCGCTCACGTCGCGACCACCGCGGCAGCATTGGTCGCGATCGCCGCGGCCATCACGCGACACCGTTACCTGGCGGTCGGCGCCGCGACGGCCTGGTTGGCGCTCACCCTCGACTTCACCTTGCGGCGCATCGCACCCGGTCCCCGCACTGCTCGCGAGGTGATCGCGATGGTGTTTTCGAGCATTCTCATCCCGCCGGTCGCGACGGCGCAACGGGCATGGGGCACTTGGCTGTTCCGCCACGAGCGGCGCGATCCACCGTTGGCGGTGTTGTTCGACCGTGACGACACGCTGATCAAAGACGGCCCCTATCTCAACGATCCGCGCGGCGTCGTTCCGCTGCCGGACGCCGAACGCGCCGTGCACCGGCTTCGTAAGCGTGGTCTGCTGCTGGGAGTGATCACCAACCAATCCGGGGTCGCGAAAGGATTGATCACCGGCGCCCAGTTGTTTGCGGTGAACACCCGCGTCGAGGAACTACTGGGGCCCTTCGACAACTGGCAGGTATGCCTGCACGACGGCGGCTGCCAATGCCGAAAACCCGCACCCGGCATGGTGATTGCGGCGGCCGCTGAGCTGGGCCTGGATCCGCGCCGCTGTGTGGTGATCGGCGACATCGGTAGGGACGTCGAGGCCGCACAGGCCGCGCAAGCCAAGGCGATCCTCGTTCCCACCGAGCGAACCCTGCCCGCGGAGATCCGCCACGCCCGTTCCAGCGCCCACGTTGCGGCGACGCTGAACGACGCGGTCACTCTGGTGCTGAAAGGGCTGGCATGA
- a CDS encoding glycosyltransferase family 9 protein → MLPGVDRVIEWAAGWVDFDAAPVTADAVTALTDEITDEKPDAVLIFTSFHQSPLPLALICRMAGVPWIGAICEDYPGRLLDLRHRVDNDVAEPLRALSLAAAAGWPLPADDDAGLQIAHPAALPPDVAAALRGRDYVVFHPAAAVPARQPSSAKSTEIVRALVAAGYDVVVTGSEADRELTATVASGIAVDLGGRTTLAQLATVFTGARAVVAPNTGPAHLAAAVRAPIVSLFAPVVPAARWLPYGTVVTVLGDQNAACRNTRARDCPVPGHPCLNDIAAGDVVAAVTGLTNRGAA, encoded by the coding sequence ATGCTGCCGGGGGTCGACCGGGTGATCGAGTGGGCCGCTGGCTGGGTCGATTTCGACGCGGCGCCGGTGACCGCGGACGCGGTGACGGCGCTGACCGACGAGATCACCGACGAAAAGCCCGACGCGGTGCTGATTTTCACCTCGTTTCACCAATCGCCTTTGCCGCTCGCCTTGATCTGCCGGATGGCTGGGGTTCCCTGGATCGGGGCGATCTGTGAGGACTACCCGGGGCGGCTGCTGGATCTGCGACACCGCGTCGACAACGACGTCGCCGAGCCGCTGCGCGCGTTGTCGCTGGCAGCGGCGGCAGGTTGGCCGCTACCGGCCGATGATGACGCCGGCCTGCAGATCGCTCACCCGGCCGCCCTACCTCCTGATGTGGCTGCGGCACTGCGTGGCCGGGACTACGTGGTGTTCCACCCAGCGGCCGCCGTCCCGGCTCGCCAACCGTCGAGCGCAAAGTCGACCGAGATCGTGCGCGCGCTGGTTGCCGCCGGATACGACGTCGTGGTCACCGGATCTGAAGCAGACCGCGAATTGACCGCGACCGTGGCGTCCGGCATCGCAGTGGACCTGGGCGGGCGAACCACGCTGGCTCAACTCGCCACGGTGTTCACCGGTGCTCGCGCCGTGGTGGCGCCGAACACCGGACCGGCGCACCTCGCGGCAGCGGTGCGGGCGCCGATTGTGTCGTTGTTCGCGCCGGTGGTGCCCGCTGCGCGCTGGCTGCCGTACGGAACCGTGGTGACGGTGCTGGGCGATCAGAACGCCGCCTGCCGCAACACACGTGCCCGGGATTGCCCGGTGCCGGGGCATCCCTGCCTGAACGACATCGCCGCCGGCGACGTCGTCGCTGCTGTCACCGGCCTGACGAATCGAGGTGCCGCATGA
- a CDS encoding D-sedoheptulose-7-phosphate isomerase has protein sequence MIERHFVDLVSAVARMRYASTQLCDWGTHLAAVLSAGGRLLACGNGGSAAEAQHLTAELVGRFKDERQPLSAIALHADSSAATAIVNDYGIEEMFARGVRAHGRPGDVLVALSTSGTSPNVLAAVRAAHEIGVTTWALTGPAPNPLLTMCDDGIGVDAESTATVQEMHLVLVHGLCMALDESLLRTGVQTA, from the coding sequence ATGATCGAACGTCATTTCGTCGACCTGGTCTCGGCGGTCGCGCGAATGCGTTATGCCAGTACACAATTGTGCGATTGGGGCACCCACCTAGCCGCCGTACTCAGCGCCGGCGGACGGCTGCTGGCCTGCGGCAACGGCGGGAGCGCGGCCGAGGCCCAACATTTGACCGCGGAACTTGTCGGCCGCTTCAAAGACGAACGACAGCCACTGTCCGCCATCGCATTACACGCCGACAGCTCCGCCGCCACCGCGATCGTCAACGACTACGGCATCGAGGAGATGTTCGCCCGCGGGGTACGGGCCCATGGTCGCCCGGGCGACGTTCTGGTGGCGCTGTCGACCAGTGGCACCAGCCCCAATGTCCTTGCCGCGGTCCGGGCCGCGCACGAGATCGGGGTCACCACCTGGGCGCTGACCGGGCCGGCGCCCAACCCGCTGCTGACGATGTGTGACGACGGAATCGGCGTCGACGCCGAGTCGACGGCCACCGTGCAGGAAATGCACTTGGTCTTGGTGCACGGTCTGTGCATGGCACTCGACGAGTCGCTGTTACGAACAGGAGTCCAAACGGCATGA
- a CDS encoding PfkB family carbohydrate kinase: MKPLVIIGDSMLDVDVDGTANRLSPEAPVPVVEPDRIWHRPGGAGLAAVLAARGYPDVVLITAVGDDPAGHALTRLLADDHPGIRVIGVPLRGATVSKIRVRAGGHSVVRVDHGDGYAADGALPDDVAAVLHDAAAVCVADYGHGLAAHGPLRAILGAVQAPVVWDPHPRGSRPTPGCPIIAPNHSEARQLSGPQVSGGQLAATLRAEWEATAVSVTLGAHGAMFADRQRSAHHIHPPESTGAAHHDTCGAGDRFSVAAATALIEGADELEAATEAVAAASRFVAAGGATGVSSVLSIDGGTGLTGSAGAVSGMKSVQALAERVRRGGGSVVATGGCFDLLHTGHVRLLRRARDLGDALIVLINSDESVQAIKGPGRPVVTAEDRARVLAALGCVDGVAIFSETSPTAALEKLRPDIWVKGGDYDGQDLPEADVVRRHGGEVVLLATVPGYSSSKLISAVR, encoded by the coding sequence ATGAAACCCCTTGTGATCATTGGTGACTCGATGCTCGACGTGGACGTCGACGGTACCGCCAATCGGCTGTCGCCCGAAGCGCCCGTACCGGTGGTGGAACCCGACCGGATCTGGCACCGACCCGGTGGCGCCGGTCTGGCCGCGGTGCTGGCTGCGCGCGGCTACCCCGACGTGGTGCTGATCACCGCCGTCGGTGACGATCCAGCCGGTCACGCACTGACCCGACTCCTAGCCGATGATCACCCCGGCATCCGGGTGATCGGCGTCCCGCTGCGCGGTGCCACGGTGAGCAAGATCAGGGTCCGCGCAGGCGGCCACTCGGTAGTGCGTGTCGACCATGGCGACGGCTACGCGGCCGACGGAGCTCTACCGGACGACGTCGCGGCCGTCCTGCACGACGCAGCTGCGGTTTGTGTAGCCGACTATGGCCACGGGTTGGCAGCCCACGGCCCGCTGCGCGCAATCCTCGGGGCCGTCCAGGCGCCGGTGGTGTGGGATCCACATCCCCGCGGCTCGCGACCGACGCCCGGATGCCCCATCATCGCGCCGAATCACTCAGAGGCGAGGCAGCTTTCGGGGCCCCAGGTAAGCGGCGGCCAACTGGCGGCGACCCTGCGTGCGGAGTGGGAGGCGACCGCGGTGAGCGTCACGCTTGGTGCGCACGGCGCCATGTTCGCGGACAGGCAACGCTCCGCGCATCACATTCATCCGCCCGAAAGCACCGGGGCCGCCCACCACGACACGTGCGGTGCCGGCGATCGGTTCTCCGTCGCGGCCGCCACCGCGCTGATCGAGGGCGCCGACGAACTGGAAGCGGCCACCGAGGCAGTCGCCGCGGCTTCGCGGTTCGTCGCCGCCGGTGGGGCCACTGGGGTCTCGAGCGTGCTTTCGATCGACGGCGGGACAGGACTGACTGGTTCGGCCGGGGCCGTATCCGGAATGAAATCGGTTCAGGCGCTTGCCGAGCGGGTGCGACGAGGCGGTGGGAGCGTGGTTGCTACCGGCGGATGCTTCGACCTGTTGCACACCGGACACGTCCGACTACTACGGCGGGCCCGCGATCTCGGTGACGCTCTGATCGTGCTGATCAACTCGGACGAATCTGTGCAGGCGATCAAGGGCCCCGGACGACCGGTGGTTACGGCCGAAGACCGGGCCAGGGTGCTGGCGGCCCTGGGATGTGTGGACGGCGTGGCGATCTTCTCCGAGACGTCGCCGACCGCGGCGCTGGAAAAGCTGCGGCCAGACATTTGGGTGAAGGGTGGCGACTATGACGGTCAAGACCTTCCGGAAGCCGACGTGGTGCGGCGGCACGGCGGTGAAGTGGTGCTACTGGCCACCGTCCCGGGCTACTCGTCGTCGAAATTGATTTCCGCAGTCCGTTGA
- a CDS encoding SDR family oxidoreductase — MTLGNVLIAGGASGLGAATVRAVRRHGGTPLVLDIVKPSDDVPYAWADLADTATVEEAVRELADSVGGRVDGVFTPAGVDSCGPLATVAAKDWERVLHVNLLGTAAVVRSALPFLKTTRGRLVTCASTLGIKAVSDATAYCASKFGVVGFTRALAAELAGQVGVTLLIPGGMETPFFDGRDAQYKPPPDAKLNNPENVAETVVFALSQPPGSEIREMVVCSSEESSWP, encoded by the coding sequence ATGACACTCGGCAATGTGCTGATCGCCGGCGGCGCTTCGGGTTTGGGGGCGGCGACGGTGCGCGCGGTTCGGCGTCATGGGGGCACGCCATTGGTGCTCGACATCGTCAAGCCCTCCGATGACGTGCCCTACGCGTGGGCGGATCTCGCCGACACTGCAACGGTCGAGGAGGCCGTTCGCGAGTTGGCCGACTCAGTGGGAGGCCGGGTGGACGGCGTCTTCACCCCGGCCGGGGTCGACAGTTGCGGTCCGCTGGCGACCGTCGCAGCGAAAGACTGGGAGCGGGTGTTGCATGTCAACCTGCTCGGTACCGCCGCGGTCGTCCGGTCCGCCCTGCCGTTTCTGAAGACCACCCGAGGCCGGCTGGTGACCTGCGCGTCGACGCTGGGGATCAAGGCCGTCAGCGACGCCACCGCCTACTGCGCCTCCAAGTTCGGGGTGGTTGGTTTCACTCGGGCACTGGCCGCCGAACTGGCCGGCCAGGTCGGAGTCACCCTGCTGATCCCCGGCGGCATGGAGACACCGTTCTTCGACGGTCGCGACGCGCAGTACAAGCCACCGCCGGACGCAAAGCTCAACAACCCCGAAAACGTCGCCGAGACTGTTGTTTTCGCGCTTAGCCAGCCGCCCGGCAGCGAGATACGCGAGATGGTGGTGTGCTCGTCGGAAGAATCCTCATGGCCGTGA
- a CDS encoding glycosyltransferase family 9 protein, which produces MAVTTDPATVLVLRALGLGDLLTGLPALRGLRRCYPSARIVLATPKSLEPLAMFAGAVDQVLPTRGLGDLTWPYAPPDLAVDLHGNGPESVDDLLATRPKRLLAYQNSRHPSVTDPPWREDVHEVDRWCALLEWHGISCDPGDLHIDRPSGYPKRAGVVVIHPGAAAPARRWPTERFAAVACALADSGHRVVVTGSREERVLAEAVVTQARLPESALLAGELDVMGMVALISDCQLLVCGDTGVGHIATATATPSVLLFGPTPPNRWGPRGDGRHVTVWAGQRGDPHAEHPDPGLLRITPLQVIEATQLVLQECA; this is translated from the coding sequence ATGGCCGTGACAACAGACCCGGCAACCGTGCTGGTCCTGCGTGCACTCGGTCTCGGCGATCTGCTCACCGGGCTTCCGGCGCTGCGCGGTCTGCGCCGTTGCTATCCGTCGGCCCGCATCGTGTTGGCGACACCGAAATCACTGGAACCGCTGGCGATGTTTGCCGGTGCCGTGGACCAGGTATTGCCGACGCGTGGGCTGGGCGACCTCACCTGGCCCTACGCACCGCCGGATCTCGCGGTCGACTTGCATGGAAACGGACCGGAGAGCGTCGACGACCTGCTCGCGACACGACCGAAACGTCTGCTCGCGTACCAGAATTCACGCCATCCGTCTGTCACCGATCCGCCATGGCGCGAGGACGTGCATGAGGTCGACCGATGGTGCGCGCTGTTGGAATGGCACGGAATCAGCTGCGATCCGGGCGATCTACACATCGACCGGCCCAGCGGCTATCCGAAGCGCGCGGGCGTCGTCGTCATACATCCTGGGGCCGCGGCGCCCGCGCGACGCTGGCCGACCGAACGATTCGCCGCGGTCGCGTGCGCATTGGCCGATTCCGGGCATCGGGTGGTGGTGACCGGATCGCGCGAAGAACGGGTGCTCGCAGAAGCGGTAGTCACCCAGGCGCGGCTTCCCGAATCCGCTTTACTGGCAGGGGAATTAGACGTGATGGGAATGGTGGCGCTGATCAGTGACTGTCAGTTGCTGGTCTGCGGGGACACCGGCGTGGGGCACATTGCCACCGCTACCGCCACGCCATCCGTACTGCTGTTCGGGCCGACGCCGCCGAACCGGTGGGGGCCGCGGGGCGACGGCCGGCACGTCACCGTGTGGGCGGGCCAGCGCGGTGACCCACACGCCGAACATCCGGACCCCGGATTGTTGCGCATTACGCCGCTGCAGGTGATCGAAGCTACTCAGCTGGTGCTACAGGAGTGCGCATGA
- a CDS encoding UDP-glucose dehydrogenase family protein, with product MSVKVGVVGAGYVGLTTAVCLAAKGIDTFCMDVDPDRVAALRAGHPGIAEPELAELMCDGLERGTLRFTRHYRRLGDRDIVFVCVPTPTNDDGTTDLGPVEDVVRSLAGALPPNTVVVVKSTVPVGTSRRLEQMLAPHNIHVVVSPEFLRESHAVADCLHPDRVVIGASADAEAAADRVAKLYPGQQILRMSVESAELAKYASNAFLAVKLSFVNSLAGLCTHVGADIGDVTRCMGSDERIGPDCLIPGPGWGGSCLPKDTAALLHTCAEHGVVLAEVESARRTNADQIERVTGAVRTQLHRRLDGAKIAALGLTFKAGTNDVRDSPAVAVCSAFKQAGAQVVAYDPRLDSIDAERLPVTTARDPYVAAKDADAVVVLTEWPEFAELDWEAVERRVAPGAVVIDTRNVVDRAAVTASQLICLGNGTVDGY from the coding sequence ATGAGTGTGAAGGTGGGAGTGGTCGGCGCGGGATACGTCGGATTGACAACGGCGGTTTGTCTGGCCGCCAAGGGCATTGACACGTTCTGTATGGACGTCGATCCCGACCGGGTGGCTGCTCTACGCGCGGGACACCCGGGGATCGCAGAGCCGGAGCTCGCTGAATTGATGTGCGACGGTCTGGAACGTGGCACGTTGCGCTTCACGAGGCACTACCGCCGGCTCGGCGATCGCGACATCGTCTTCGTCTGCGTTCCGACACCGACGAATGACGACGGCACCACCGACCTCGGGCCGGTTGAGGATGTGGTTCGCTCTCTGGCGGGGGCGTTGCCGCCCAACACGGTCGTCGTCGTGAAATCCACTGTGCCCGTGGGCACCAGCCGTCGGCTCGAACAAATGCTGGCACCTCACAACATTCACGTCGTCGTCAGCCCGGAATTCTTGCGCGAGAGTCACGCCGTCGCCGACTGTTTACATCCCGATCGCGTCGTCATCGGTGCTTCCGCCGATGCCGAAGCCGCCGCCGATCGCGTCGCCAAGCTGTATCCCGGCCAGCAGATCCTGCGGATGAGCGTCGAAAGCGCGGAACTGGCCAAGTACGCCAGCAACGCCTTCCTGGCGGTCAAATTGTCGTTCGTGAACTCACTGGCCGGGCTGTGCACCCACGTGGGCGCCGATATCGGCGACGTCACGCGCTGTATGGGTAGCGACGAACGAATTGGGCCGGATTGCCTGATCCCCGGTCCTGGCTGGGGAGGCTCGTGCCTACCCAAAGACACCGCGGCATTGCTGCACACCTGTGCCGAACACGGGGTGGTGCTCGCGGAAGTGGAGTCGGCACGCCGGACCAACGCCGATCAGATCGAACGTGTCACCGGTGCCGTGCGTACGCAGCTCCACCGCAGGCTCGACGGAGCGAAAATCGCCGCGCTGGGACTGACGTTTAAGGCGGGGACCAACGACGTTCGGGATTCGCCCGCGGTCGCTGTCTGCTCGGCGTTCAAGCAGGCCGGAGCGCAGGTCGTCGCCTACGACCCGCGGCTGGACAGCATCGACGCCGAGCGCCTGCCGGTCACCACGGCGCGCGACCCCTACGTCGCGGCCAAGGACGCGGACGCTGTCGTAGTGCTCACCGAGTGGCCGGAATTCGCCGAGTTGGACTGGGAAGCCGTCGAGCGACGCGTCGCACCCGGCGCGGTCGTGATCGACACCCGCAACGTCGTCGACCGCGCGGCGGTGACGGCTTCGCAACTAATCTGCCTCGGCAATGGGACCGTGGACGGCTACTGA
- the pyrH gene encoding UMP kinase has translation MAEQGNNGAESSNRSRYTRVLLKLGGEMFGGGSVGLDPDVVALVARQIAEVVRTGVQVAVVIGGGNFFRGAQLQQRGMERTRSDYMGMLGTVMNSLALQDFLEKEGIVTRVQTAITMGQVAEPYLPLRARRHLEKGRVVIFGAGMGLPYFSTDTTAAQRALEIGADVVLMAKAVDGVFAEDPRVNPAAELFTVITHREVIDRGLQVADATAFSLCMDNRMPILVFNLLTDGNIARAVSGEKIGTLVTT, from the coding sequence ATGGCGGAGCAGGGCAACAACGGCGCCGAGTCGTCAAATCGATCCCGCTACACCCGGGTGCTGCTCAAGCTCGGTGGCGAGATGTTCGGCGGGGGATCGGTGGGCTTGGACCCGGATGTCGTCGCGCTGGTCGCCCGCCAGATCGCCGAAGTGGTCCGCACCGGTGTTCAGGTCGCGGTGGTCATCGGAGGTGGCAACTTCTTTCGCGGGGCGCAACTTCAACAGCGAGGCATGGAGCGTACCCGGTCGGATTACATGGGCATGCTTGGGACGGTCATGAACAGCCTTGCGCTGCAAGACTTTCTGGAAAAAGAAGGCATTGTCACCCGAGTCCAGACGGCGATCACCATGGGCCAGGTGGCCGAACCGTACCTTCCGTTGCGGGCCCGGCGTCACCTGGAAAAGGGGCGCGTAGTCATCTTTGGCGCCGGCATGGGCCTGCCGTACTTCTCGACGGACACGACCGCTGCGCAGCGGGCCCTGGAGATCGGCGCCGACGTGGTGTTGATGGCGAAGGCGGTCGACGGGGTATTCGCCGAGGACCCGCGGGTGAATCCGGCGGCCGAACTGTTCACCGTGATCACTCACCGGGAAGTCATCGATCGCGGTCTGCAGGTGGCCGACGCCACCGCGTTCAGTTTGTGCATGGACAATCGCATGCCGATTCTGGTTTTCAACCTGCTGACCGACGGCAATATCGCCCGGGCCGTCTCGGGTGAGAAAATCGGAACGTTGGTGACAACGTGA
- the frr gene encoding ribosome recycling factor: protein MIDETLFDAEEKMEKAVGVSRDELSTIRTGRANPSMFNRIVIDYYGAATPITQLASINVPEARLVVIKPYEASQLGNIEAAIRNSDLGVNPTNDGTLIRVAVPQLTEERRRELVKQAKAKGEDAKVSVRNIRRKAMEELGRIRKDGEAGEDEVSRAEKDLDKTTQQYVTQIDDLVKHKEGELLEV from the coding sequence ATGATTGACGAGACCCTCTTCGACGCCGAGGAGAAGATGGAAAAGGCCGTCGGGGTCAGCCGCGACGAGCTCTCGACGATTCGAACCGGCCGGGCCAACCCCAGCATGTTCAACCGCATCGTCATCGACTACTACGGCGCTGCCACCCCGATCACCCAGCTGGCCAGCATCAACGTCCCGGAAGCGCGGCTGGTGGTGATCAAGCCCTACGAGGCCAGCCAGCTAGGCAACATCGAGGCGGCGATCCGCAACTCCGACCTCGGAGTCAATCCGACCAACGACGGCACGCTGATCCGTGTTGCGGTGCCGCAATTGACCGAGGAACGCCGCCGCGAACTGGTCAAGCAGGCCAAGGCCAAGGGCGAGGACGCCAAGGTCTCCGTCCGCAACATCCGCCGTAAGGCGATGGAGGAACTGGGACGTATCCGTAAGGACGGCGAAGCAGGTGAGGACGAGGTGTCGCGCGCCGAGAAAGACCTCGACAAGACGACTCAGCAGTACGTGACACAGATCGACGACCTGGTCAAGCATAAGGAAGGCGAACTGCTGGAGGTCTAA
- a CDS encoding phosphatidate cytidylyltransferase — MAETDTGADLPADDAVQEAKPKKSRAGRNLPAAIAVGAAIGFSIIAILIKDRYLWVLLLAVAMPVATHEVVRRLREAGYLIPAVPLLLGGEAMVWLAWYQHAYGLLAAFGATAVICMFWRLALGSTTAPQGSTDSPSGNYLRDVAATVFLAAWVPLFGSFSVLLAFPADGSGRVFCLMIGVVASDVGGYAVGVLFGKHPMVPTISPKKSWEGLAGSLLFGITAATLTATQLAHRPVWVGLLLGLTIVATATLGDLVESQIKRDLGIKDMGRILPGHGGLMDRLDGALPSAVATWTVLTLLR; from the coding sequence GTGGCAGAGACCGATACCGGCGCAGACCTTCCCGCCGACGACGCGGTGCAGGAGGCCAAGCCGAAGAAGTCGCGGGCCGGCCGCAATCTGCCGGCTGCGATCGCGGTAGGCGCCGCTATCGGTTTCAGCATCATCGCGATCCTGATCAAGGACCGTTACCTGTGGGTTTTACTGCTTGCCGTCGCGATGCCCGTCGCCACCCACGAGGTGGTGCGTAGGCTGCGCGAGGCCGGTTATCTGATACCCGCAGTTCCGCTGCTACTTGGCGGCGAAGCCATGGTCTGGCTGGCCTGGTATCAGCATGCGTACGGTCTGCTGGCTGCCTTCGGTGCCACCGCCGTAATCTGCATGTTCTGGCGACTGGCGCTCGGCTCGACGACCGCACCGCAAGGTTCGACGGATTCGCCGTCGGGCAACTATCTGCGCGACGTCGCGGCGACCGTCTTCCTCGCGGCCTGGGTGCCGCTGTTTGGGTCGTTCAGCGTCTTGCTGGCGTTTCCGGCGGACGGCTCCGGACGGGTGTTCTGCCTGATGATCGGCGTCGTCGCCTCCGATGTCGGCGGATACGCGGTCGGTGTGCTGTTCGGCAAGCACCCTATGGTCCCGACCATCAGCCCGAAGAAGTCATGGGAAGGGCTGGCAGGTTCGCTGTTGTTCGGGATTACCGCGGCCACGTTGACCGCGACCCAGTTGGCTCACCGGCCGGTGTGGGTCGGACTGCTGCTCGGTCTGACGATCGTGGCCACCGCCACGCTGGGTGACCTGGTCGAATCGCAGATCAAGCGCGACCTCGGTATCAAGGACATGGGCCGGATCCTGCCCGGCCACGGCGGCCTGATGGATCGGCTGGACGGAGCGCTACCGTCGGCGGTCGCCACCTGGACCGTCCTGACATTGCTGCGCTGA
- the rlmN gene encoding 23S rRNA (adenine(2503)-C(2))-methyltransferase RlmN, translated as MKHELIFDAPRRALPPRHLADLDDAGCAAAVTELGLPAFRAKQLANQYYGRLIADPQQMTDLPAAVRGQVAEALFPTLLTSAREVTTDAGETRKTLWRAVDGTTFESVLMRYPKRNTVCISSQAGCGMACPFCATGQGGLTRNLSTAEIVEQVRSAAATLRDEWSDRLSNIVFMGMGEPLANYTRVLAAVRRITGPPPIGFGISARSVTVSTVGLAPAIRRLADERLGVTLALSLHAPDDELRDTLVPVNNRWKVSEALDAARYYADQTGRRVSVEYALIRDVNDQPWRADLLGKRLHRALGPLVHVNLIPLNPTPGSEWDASPKPVEREFVRRVRAAGVACTVRDTRGREISAACGQLAAELPT; from the coding sequence GTGAAGCACGAGCTGATTTTCGACGCGCCGCGCCGCGCGCTGCCACCGCGCCACCTGGCCGACCTCGACGATGCCGGTTGCGCCGCCGCCGTCACCGAGTTGGGTCTGCCGGCGTTTCGGGCCAAGCAGTTGGCAAACCAGTATTACGGCCGCCTCATCGCCGACCCGCAGCAGATGACCGACCTGCCGGCTGCGGTCCGTGGCCAGGTGGCGGAGGCGTTGTTCCCGACGCTGCTGACTTCTGCCCGGGAGGTCACCACCGACGCCGGAGAGACCCGCAAGACACTGTGGCGGGCGGTCGACGGCACCACCTTCGAGTCGGTGCTGATGCGGTATCCCAAGCGCAACACCGTCTGCATCTCCTCGCAGGCCGGCTGCGGCATGGCCTGCCCGTTCTGTGCGACCGGCCAAGGCGGTCTAACCCGCAACCTGTCGACCGCCGAGATCGTCGAGCAGGTGCGCTCCGCGGCCGCCACGTTGCGCGACGAGTGGAGCGACCGGCTCTCCAACATCGTGTTCATGGGAATGGGGGAGCCGCTGGCCAACTACACCAGGGTGCTGGCCGCGGTTCGTCGCATCACCGGTCCGCCACCGATCGGCTTCGGCATCTCGGCCCGGTCGGTCACGGTGTCGACGGTCGGCCTGGCTCCGGCGATCCGCAGACTTGCCGACGAGCGGCTGGGGGTGACGCTGGCGCTGTCGCTGCACGCACCCGACGACGAGCTGCGCGACACTTTGGTGCCGGTCAACAACCGGTGGAAGGTCAGCGAGGCGTTGGATGCCGCTCGCTACTACGCCGACCAGACCGGCCGGCGGGTGTCGGTGGAGTACGCGCTGATCCGCGATGTCAACGACCAGCCGTGGCGCGCGGATCTCCTGGGCAAGCGACTGCATCGGGCATTGGGTCCGTTGGTGCATGTCAATCTGATCCCGCTCAACCCGACTCCGGGCAGCGAATGGGATGCCAGCCCGAAACCCGTGGAGCGGGAGTTTGTTCGGCGAGTGCGGGCGGCCGGGGTGGCCTGCACGGTGCGCGATACCCGCGGGCGTGAGATTTCCGCCGCGTGCGGCCAGTTGGCCGCGGAACTGCCTACCTGA